The Micromonospora sp. Llam0 genome contains a region encoding:
- a CDS encoding metallopeptidase family protein has product MPATVPLARTKAEVFDELVLDTVETLERRFAKELAGVEFAVEDVPPDLNVYDSDVLEDGEVPLARLLPGRPGRQEMPPRIVLYRRPLEFRALNREDLADLVHDVIIEQVANLLGVDPDELA; this is encoded by the coding sequence GTGCCGGCGACGGTGCCGTTGGCCCGGACCAAGGCCGAGGTCTTCGACGAGCTGGTCCTGGACACGGTCGAGACGCTGGAGCGGCGCTTCGCGAAGGAGCTGGCCGGCGTCGAATTCGCCGTCGAGGACGTCCCGCCGGATCTGAACGTGTACGACTCCGACGTGCTGGAGGACGGCGAGGTGCCGTTGGCCCGGTTGCTGCCCGGCCGGCCGGGGCGTCAGGAGATGCCGCCACGGATCGTGCTCTACCGGCGTCCGCTGGAGTTCCGGGCGTTGAACCGGGAGGACCTCGCCGACCTGGTGCACGACGTGATCATCGAGCAGGTGGCGAATCTGCTCGGCGTCGACCCGGACGAGCTGGCCTGA
- a CDS encoding WhiB family transcriptional regulator, whose protein sequence is MDGRLEVADLLGNAPEWQERALCSQTDPEAFFPEKGGSTREAKRICSRCEVKSECLEYALGHDERFGIWGGLSERERRKLKRRVA, encoded by the coding sequence ATGGATGGTCGGCTGGAGGTCGCGGACCTGCTCGGTAACGCCCCGGAGTGGCAGGAGCGGGCGCTGTGCTCGCAGACCGATCCGGAGGCGTTCTTCCCGGAGAAGGGCGGATCCACCCGCGAGGCAAAGCGGATCTGCTCTCGTTGCGAGGTGAAGTCCGAGTGCCTGGAGTACGCACTCGGTCACGACGAGCGGTTCGGCATCTGGGGCGGACTGTCCGAGCGGGAACGACGCAAGCTCAAGCGCAGAGTCGCCTGA
- a CDS encoding phospholipase, whose amino-acid sequence MHEHSLAPSETGGVVLDIGGDMGALIIYTGQEFHGREIEISPTVGPDRPDPAPRTHAAVRERQVRDGVFFSAVYTDLPAGSYTVWRSDDVPAGQVTITGGAVTEFVWPQHASAGRLIPKAG is encoded by the coding sequence ATGCACGAGCACAGTCTGGCCCCGTCGGAGACCGGCGGCGTCGTTCTCGACATCGGTGGCGACATGGGCGCTCTGATCATCTACACCGGACAGGAGTTCCACGGCCGGGAGATCGAGATCAGCCCGACCGTCGGCCCGGACCGACCGGATCCGGCCCCGCGCACCCACGCCGCGGTTCGCGAGCGGCAGGTACGCGACGGAGTCTTCTTCAGCGCGGTCTACACCGATCTGCCGGCGGGTTCCTACACGGTGTGGCGCTCCGACGATGTGCCGGCCGGGCAGGTGACGATCACCGGCGGGGCGGTGACCGAGTTCGTCTGGCCGCAGCACGCCTCCGCCGGGCGGCTGATCCCCAAGGCGGGGTGA
- a CDS encoding DUF4331 domain-containing protein — MSSHREAPEISKDPVADSTDLYAFVSPDRPDTVTLIANYLPFQVPSGGPNFFEFGDDVLYEIHVDNNGDGHPDITYQFRFHTEITNENTFLYNTGPIDALDSENWNRRQFYSVTKVDAHGKAQLLARNVPCPPCNIGPLSTPDYVGLANDATFQLKSGERVFAGQRAEGFFVDLGAIFDLGNLRPFQQLHVVGKDIFNVADEPVNATDRLNVSSIALQIPVTHLVSGGGRYDVNDQRSVIGVWTSAGRQQVRVLGAAKAADVTVGPVAQVSRLGNPLFNEVIVPMAQKDLWNTLPPSEDKRFAGLVEKPELAQLLPVLYPDVFPNLAELNESGKARADLVAILLTGIPAGLIDGFQNNTGDLQADMLRLNTAIPPAKRPSRFGLLGGDLAGFPNGRRTTDDVVTISLRAIAGLTFPLIDKNFAPDDAAGAVTHGLSAADVTAPFLKHFPYLGVPYDGFNNPS, encoded by the coding sequence ATGTCTTCGCACCGTGAAGCGCCGGAGATATCCAAGGACCCGGTCGCCGACAGCACCGACCTTTACGCGTTCGTGAGTCCGGACCGCCCGGACACGGTGACTCTCATCGCCAACTATCTGCCTTTTCAGGTGCCGTCGGGCGGGCCGAACTTCTTCGAGTTCGGCGATGACGTGCTCTACGAGATCCACGTGGACAACAACGGTGACGGTCATCCGGACATCACCTACCAGTTCCGGTTCCACACGGAGATCACCAACGAGAACACGTTTCTCTACAACACCGGACCGATCGACGCGCTGGACAGCGAGAACTGGAACCGGCGCCAGTTCTACAGTGTCACCAAGGTGGACGCGCACGGCAAGGCGCAGTTGCTGGCCCGCAACGTGCCCTGCCCGCCGTGCAACATCGGTCCGCTGTCCACCCCCGACTACGTGGGACTGGCCAATGACGCCACGTTCCAGCTCAAAAGCGGTGAACGGGTCTTCGCCGGTCAGCGGGCCGAGGGGTTCTTCGTCGACCTGGGTGCCATTTTCGACCTGGGCAACCTGCGGCCCTTCCAGCAGCTGCACGTGGTCGGCAAGGACATTTTCAACGTGGCGGACGAGCCGGTCAACGCGACCGACCGGCTGAACGTGTCCAGCATCGCGCTGCAGATTCCGGTCACCCACCTGGTCAGTGGCGGCGGCCGGTACGACGTCAACGACCAGCGTTCGGTGATCGGGGTGTGGACCTCGGCCGGGCGTCAGCAGGTGCGGGTGCTGGGGGCGGCGAAGGCCGCCGACGTCACCGTCGGCCCGGTGGCCCAGGTGTCGCGGCTCGGCAACCCGTTGTTCAACGAGGTCATCGTGCCGATGGCGCAGAAGGACCTGTGGAACACCCTGCCCCCGTCGGAGGACAAGCGCTTCGCCGGCCTGGTGGAGAAGCCCGAACTGGCGCAGTTGCTGCCGGTGCTCTACCCGGACGTCTTCCCTAATCTGGCCGAGCTCAACGAGTCCGGCAAGGCCCGCGCCGATCTGGTGGCGATCCTGCTGACCGGGATCCCGGCCGGGCTGATCGACGGTTTCCAGAACAACACCGGTGATCTGCAGGCGGACATGCTGCGGCTGAACACCGCGATCCCGCCGGCGAAGCGGCCGAGCCGGTTCGGTCTGCTCGGCGGGGACCTGGCCGGTTTCCCGAACGGCCGTCGGACGACCGACGACGTGGTCACCATCTCGCTGCGGGCCATCGCAGGGTTGACGTTCCCGCTGATCGACAAGAACTTCGCACCGGACGACGCGGCCGGTGCGGTGACCCACGGGCTGAGCGCCGCCGACGTGACCGCCCCGTTCCTGAAGCATTTCCCGTATCTCGGCGTGCCGTACGACGGGTTCAACAACCCGTCCTGA
- a CDS encoding bifunctional FO biosynthesis protein CofGH produces the protein MAEAVPAEQPTTASVRRALRRAASGRSLDLEEAVALLAASGAEFDELLDLAGSLRDAGLRDAGRPGVVTYSRKVFVPLTRLCRDRCHYCTFATVPGRLPAAYLDRDEVLAIARAGAAQGCKEALFTLGDRPEDRWPAARQWLDERGYDSTVDYLRACAIAVLEETGLLPHLNPGVLSWAELQRLKPVAPSMGMMLETTATRLWSEPGGPHHGSPDKEPAVRLRAIADAGRVGVPYTTGLLIGIGETPRERVESLFAIRSAAREYGHIQEVILQNFRAKPDTAMRGMPDAELRDLAATVAVGRVLLGPGARIQAPPNLVEGEYALLLRAGIDDWGGVSPVTPDHVNPERPWPQIDELARRTAAAGFTLRERLTIYPEYVRRGEAWLDPRLAAHVSALAEPGTGLADESAMPVGRPWQEPEEGYAPVGRTDLHTTIDTTGRTGDRRGDFDRVYGDWAEVAGRISVPTGSGTHGDGAGDANLRAGLRLAADDPAALLQPRHTDAALALFTADGAALDQLCRIADEVRRDAVGDDVTYVVNRNINFSNVCYVGCRFCAFAQRERDADAFRLSAEQVADRAEEAWRAGATEVCMQGGIDPKLPVTAYAELVRAVKRRVPQLHVHAFSPMEIVTAAAKAGMPVRDWLLMLREAGLDTIPGTAAEILDDDVRWVLTKGKLPAATWVEVVTTAHELGLRSSSTMMYGHVDHPGQWLAHFRVLAGVQDRTGGFTEFVALPFVHTNAPIYLAGLARPGPTWRENRAVHAMARLLLHGRVDNIQCSWVKLGDEGTVAMLRGGCNDLGGTLMEETISRMAGSANGSARTEAQLQSIAAAAGRPAVRRSTAYQR, from the coding sequence GTGGCCGAGGCCGTCCCGGCGGAGCAGCCCACCACCGCCAGTGTCCGGCGGGCGCTACGCCGCGCCGCGTCCGGCCGCAGCCTCGACCTGGAGGAAGCGGTCGCGCTGCTGGCCGCCAGCGGCGCCGAGTTCGACGAGCTGCTCGACCTCGCCGGGTCGCTGCGCGACGCGGGGCTGCGCGACGCCGGCCGGCCAGGCGTGGTCACGTACTCCCGGAAGGTCTTCGTGCCGTTGACCCGGCTGTGCCGGGACCGCTGCCACTACTGCACCTTCGCCACCGTGCCGGGCCGGCTGCCCGCCGCGTACCTGGACCGCGACGAGGTGCTCGCGATCGCCCGGGCCGGTGCCGCGCAGGGCTGCAAGGAGGCGTTGTTCACCCTCGGCGACCGCCCCGAGGACCGCTGGCCGGCGGCCCGCCAGTGGCTGGACGAGCGGGGTTACGACTCGACCGTCGACTATCTGCGGGCCTGCGCGATCGCCGTACTGGAGGAGACCGGCCTGCTGCCGCACCTCAACCCGGGGGTGCTGAGCTGGGCCGAGCTGCAACGGCTCAAGCCGGTGGCGCCCAGCATGGGGATGATGCTGGAGACCACCGCGACCCGGCTGTGGTCCGAGCCGGGCGGCCCGCACCACGGTTCGCCGGACAAGGAACCGGCGGTGCGGCTGCGGGCGATCGCCGACGCCGGCCGGGTCGGCGTGCCGTACACCACCGGCCTGCTGATCGGCATCGGCGAAACTCCCCGGGAGCGGGTGGAGTCGCTGTTCGCGATCCGGTCGGCGGCCCGGGAGTACGGCCACATCCAGGAGGTGATCCTGCAGAACTTCCGCGCCAAGCCGGACACGGCGATGCGTGGGATGCCGGACGCCGAGCTGCGTGACCTGGCCGCGACGGTGGCCGTCGGCCGCGTCCTGCTCGGGCCGGGTGCCCGGATCCAGGCCCCGCCGAACCTGGTCGAGGGGGAGTACGCACTGCTGCTGCGGGCCGGTATCGACGACTGGGGCGGGGTGTCGCCGGTGACCCCGGACCACGTCAACCCGGAGCGGCCCTGGCCACAGATCGACGAGCTGGCGCGGCGTACCGCCGCCGCCGGGTTCACCCTGCGGGAACGGCTGACCATCTATCCCGAGTATGTGCGGCGCGGCGAGGCGTGGCTGGACCCCCGGCTGGCCGCGCACGTGTCGGCGCTCGCCGAGCCGGGCACCGGTCTGGCGGACGAGTCGGCGATGCCGGTCGGCCGGCCGTGGCAGGAGCCGGAGGAGGGGTACGCCCCGGTCGGTCGGACCGACCTGCACACCACGATCGACACCACCGGGCGGACCGGGGACCGGCGGGGCGACTTCGACCGGGTGTACGGCGACTGGGCCGAGGTCGCCGGCCGGATCAGCGTACCGACCGGTTCCGGCACCCACGGCGACGGTGCCGGCGACGCGAATCTGCGGGCCGGGCTGCGGCTGGCCGCCGACGATCCGGCGGCGCTGCTGCAACCACGGCACACCGACGCGGCGCTCGCCCTGTTCACCGCCGACGGCGCTGCGCTGGACCAGCTCTGCCGGATCGCCGACGAGGTACGCCGGGACGCCGTCGGCGACGACGTCACCTATGTGGTCAACCGCAACATCAACTTCTCCAACGTCTGCTACGTCGGCTGCCGGTTCTGCGCGTTCGCCCAGCGGGAACGGGACGCCGACGCGTTCCGCCTCTCCGCCGAGCAGGTGGCGGACCGGGCCGAGGAGGCGTGGCGGGCCGGTGCCACCGAGGTCTGCATGCAGGGCGGCATCGACCCCAAGCTGCCGGTGACCGCGTACGCCGAGCTGGTCCGGGCGGTCAAACGACGGGTGCCGCAGCTGCACGTGCACGCCTTCTCCCCGATGGAGATCGTCACCGCCGCCGCGAAGGCGGGCATGCCGGTCCGGGACTGGCTGCTGATGCTGCGCGAGGCGGGACTGGACACCATCCCGGGGACCGCGGCGGAGATCCTCGACGACGACGTGCGGTGGGTGCTGACCAAGGGCAAACTGCCGGCCGCCACCTGGGTCGAGGTGGTGACCACCGCGCACGAGCTGGGTCTGCGGTCCAGCTCGACGATGATGTACGGGCACGTGGACCATCCCGGCCAGTGGTTGGCGCATTTCCGGGTGCTGGCCGGGGTGCAGGACCGCACCGGCGGCTTCACCGAGTTCGTCGCGCTGCCATTTGTGCACACCAATGCGCCGATCTACCTCGCCGGGCTGGCCCGGCCGGGGCCGACGTGGCGGGAAAACCGCGCCGTGCATGCCATGGCCCGGCTGCTGCTGCACGGCCGGGTCGACAACATCCAGTGTTCCTGGGTGAAGCTCGGCGACGAGGGCACCGTCGCGATGCTGCGCGGCGGGTGCAACGATCTCGGTGGGACGCTGATGGAGGAGACGATCTCCCGGATGGCCGGTTCGGCGAACGGCTCGGCGCGTACCGAGGCACAGCTGCAGTCGATCGCGGCCGCCGCCGGCCGTCCGGCGGTCCGCCGGTCCACCGCGTACCAGCGCTGA
- the cofD gene encoding 2-phospho-L-lactate transferase yields the protein MRIVVLTGGIGGAKFLVGAREYARRTGAELTAVVNVGDDVILHGLRISPDLDSVMYTLGGGADPERGWGRAGETWAVKNELAAYQAEPTWFGLGDRDVATHLVRTTMLNAGYPLSAVTEALCARWQPGVRLLPATDDRLETHVVVSDPEPAAGDTVDDDSGTGPVGGERAIHFQEWWIRHRGALPTHRFVFVGAAQAKPAAGVLEALAAADVMLIAPSNPVVSIAPVLAVPGIREALAGNPAPVVGVSPIIGDAPVRGMADRCLAVLGEPCTAAGVAALYGARRTAGLLDGWLVDPVDDATRVDGIEVRAVPLWMSDPAATAAMVEAAIELADRPTGVTG from the coding sequence ATGCGGATCGTGGTACTGACCGGCGGGATCGGCGGCGCGAAGTTCCTGGTCGGCGCGCGGGAGTACGCCCGACGCACCGGAGCCGAGCTGACCGCCGTGGTCAACGTCGGTGACGACGTCATCCTGCACGGGCTACGGATCAGCCCCGACCTGGACAGCGTGATGTACACACTCGGCGGTGGCGCGGATCCGGAGCGTGGCTGGGGCCGGGCCGGTGAGACCTGGGCGGTCAAGAACGAGCTGGCCGCGTACCAGGCGGAACCCACCTGGTTCGGGCTCGGTGACCGCGACGTCGCCACCCATCTGGTCCGTACCACCATGCTCAACGCCGGCTACCCGCTGTCGGCGGTCACCGAGGCGCTCTGCGCCCGCTGGCAGCCAGGGGTGCGGCTCCTGCCGGCCACCGACGACCGGCTGGAGACCCACGTCGTCGTGTCGGACCCGGAGCCCGCCGCCGGCGACACCGTCGACGACGACAGCGGCACCGGGCCGGTCGGCGGTGAGCGGGCCATCCACTTCCAGGAATGGTGGATACGTCATCGGGGGGCGCTGCCCACCCACCGGTTCGTCTTCGTCGGCGCGGCGCAGGCCAAGCCGGCGGCCGGCGTACTGGAGGCACTGGCCGCCGCCGACGTCATGCTGATCGCGCCGAGCAACCCGGTGGTGAGCATCGCGCCGGTGCTCGCCGTACCCGGGATCCGCGAGGCGCTGGCCGGCAACCCGGCCCCGGTGGTCGGGGTCTCGCCGATCATCGGCGACGCCCCGGTACGCGGTATGGCCGACCGGTGCCTCGCCGTGCTCGGCGAACCGTGCACGGCGGCGGGGGTGGCGGCACTGTACGGCGCCCGCCGCACCGCTGGGCTGCTGGACGGCTGGCTGGTCGACCCGGTCGACGACGCCACCCGGGTGGACGGGATCGAGGTGCGGGCCGTACCACTGTGGATGTCGGACCCGGCGGCGACGGCCGCGATGGTCGAGGCCGCGATCGAGCTGGCCGACCGGCCGACCGGGGTGACCGGATGA
- a CDS encoding coenzyme F420-0:L-glutamate ligase, translating to MRLEILPVTGIGEVVPGDDLAALIGDAAPWLRDGDVLVVTSKIVSKAEGRLVDLPADEADRDRVRDQLLAAETAEVVARRGATRIVRTRHGFVMAAAGIDNSNVAPARLVLLPVDPDRSARQLRAGLRARLGLDLAVVVSDTMGRPWRNGLTDVALGAAGIDPVRDYRGQTDRYGNELRLTQMAVVDEIAAAGDLVKGKAEQVPVAVVRGYPWRAEPLAGPAGPDGPGVRPLIREPGQDLFTLGTAEARRAGLLTAATLPPGGPVAAPAGPAGAPAAGVDDRCPVDGETVARAVRLVSEVVAPGTRFELTDAGGQPADAAYSALLRCRPPGDAPPDLVRFGADLHRLRAALAADGVASADLGAVAGPDGTVVLLGLVATP from the coding sequence ATGAGACTGGAGATCCTGCCGGTCACCGGGATCGGCGAGGTGGTCCCCGGTGACGACCTGGCGGCGTTGATCGGGGACGCCGCGCCGTGGCTGCGCGACGGCGACGTCCTCGTGGTCACCAGCAAGATCGTTTCCAAGGCCGAGGGCCGGCTGGTCGACCTGCCGGCCGACGAAGCGGACCGCGATCGGGTCCGCGACCAGCTGCTGGCCGCCGAGACCGCCGAGGTGGTGGCACGGCGTGGGGCGACCCGGATCGTCCGGACCCGGCACGGGTTCGTGATGGCGGCCGCCGGGATCGACAACTCGAACGTCGCGCCCGCCCGGCTGGTGCTGCTGCCGGTCGATCCGGACCGGTCGGCCCGGCAGCTGCGTGCCGGGTTACGCGCCCGGCTGGGGCTCGATCTGGCGGTCGTCGTGTCGGACACCATGGGACGGCCGTGGCGCAACGGCCTGACCGACGTCGCGCTCGGGGCCGCCGGCATCGACCCGGTACGCGACTACCGCGGCCAGACCGACCGGTACGGCAACGAGCTGCGGCTGACCCAGATGGCGGTGGTCGACGAGATCGCCGCTGCCGGCGACCTGGTGAAGGGCAAGGCTGAGCAGGTGCCGGTGGCGGTGGTCCGCGGCTACCCGTGGCGGGCGGAACCGCTGGCGGGGCCGGCCGGTCCCGACGGGCCGGGCGTGCGCCCACTGATCCGCGAACCAGGCCAGGACTTGTTCACGCTCGGTACGGCGGAGGCCCGGCGGGCCGGGCTGCTCACGGCGGCGACCCTGCCGCCCGGCGGGCCGGTAGCGGCGCCAGCCGGGCCGGCGGGTGCGCCAGCCGCCGGAGTCGACGACCGCTGTCCGGTCGACGGCGAGACCGTGGCCCGGGCGGTCCGGCTGGTGTCCGAGGTGGTGGCACCCGGCACCCGCTTCGAGCTGACCGACGCCGGCGGTCAGCCGGCCGACGCGGCGTACTCGGCGTTGCTGCGCTGCCGGCCGCCGGGCGACGCACCGCCGGACCTGGTGCGCTTCGGCGCCGATCTGCACCGGCTACGGGCGGCGCTGGCGGCCGACGGTGTCGCCAGCGCCGACCTGGGTGCCGTCGCCGGCCCCGACGGCACCGTCGTCCTGCTCGGGCTCGTCGCGACGCCGTGA
- a CDS encoding mannose-1-phosphate guanylyltransferase — translation MLFAVIPAGGSGTRLWPLSRAGNPKFLHPLTGTTASLLQATVARLAPLTDPERILVVTGAAHAAAVARQLATVPEENVLVEPSPRDSCAAIALAAAVVARREPQAVMGSFAADHLIGDTDRYVETIRQAVDGARTGLLMTVGITPTRPETGYGYLACGDTIGPGPVRRVEQFTEKPGLAVAEKYLNSGRHLWNASMFVWRVDVFLTELARQQPELHSGLTRIAARWDSPDRDEVLGDVWPTLPRISVDYAVMEGAAAAGRVGTVPGDFGWNDVGDFHTLGDVLPADPDGNVVLGAPAAEEKPGVLLRDSSGLVVVPHSGRLVAALGVRDLIVVDTPDAVLVCPRDRAQDVKRLVDALKERGEDGYV, via the coding sequence ATGCTCTTCGCCGTTATTCCGGCGGGTGGCAGCGGCACCCGACTGTGGCCGCTGTCCCGCGCCGGTAACCCTAAATTCCTGCACCCCCTCACCGGCACCACCGCCTCGCTGCTGCAGGCGACCGTCGCGCGGCTGGCGCCGCTGACCGATCCGGAACGGATTCTGGTGGTGACCGGTGCGGCGCACGCCGCGGCGGTCGCCCGCCAGCTGGCGACGGTGCCGGAGGAGAACGTGCTCGTCGAGCCGTCGCCCCGGGACTCCTGCGCGGCGATCGCCCTCGCCGCCGCGGTCGTCGCCCGGCGTGAACCGCAGGCCGTGATGGGTTCGTTCGCGGCCGATCACCTGATCGGCGACACCGACCGGTACGTCGAGACGATCCGTCAGGCGGTGGACGGAGCCCGCACCGGCCTGCTGATGACCGTCGGTATCACCCCCACCCGGCCGGAGACCGGCTACGGCTACCTGGCCTGCGGCGACACCATCGGTCCCGGGCCGGTCCGCCGGGTCGAGCAGTTCACCGAAAAGCCAGGGCTGGCGGTCGCCGAGAAATACCTGAACTCCGGCCGGCACCTCTGGAACGCCAGCATGTTCGTCTGGCGGGTCGACGTGTTCCTCACCGAGCTGGCCCGCCAACAGCCCGAGCTGCACTCCGGCCTGACCCGGATCGCGGCCAGGTGGGACAGCCCCGACCGCGACGAGGTGCTCGGCGACGTCTGGCCGACACTGCCCCGCATCTCCGTCGACTACGCGGTGATGGAAGGCGCGGCCGCCGCCGGGCGGGTCGGCACCGTCCCCGGCGACTTCGGCTGGAACGACGTCGGGGACTTCCACACCCTCGGCGACGTGCTGCCCGCCGATCCGGACGGCAACGTCGTCCTCGGCGCCCCAGCGGCCGAGGAGAAGCCGGGGGTGCTGCTGCGAGACAGCAGCGGCCTGGTGGTGGTGCCGCACTCCGGCCGCCTGGTCGCGGCGCTCGGCGTACGGGACCTGATCGTGGTGGACACCCCCGACGCGGTGCTGGTCTGCCCCCGCGACCGGGCGCAGGACGTCAAGCGGCTGGTGGACGCACTCAAGGAACGCGGCGAGGACGGGTACGTCTGA
- a CDS encoding glycosyltransferase family 1 protein, with protein sequence MTAGRPPRVLIDATSVPTDRGGVGRYVDGLLGALGALIGSGVELSVVALRTDVERYTRMLPAAEVIAAPAAVAHRPARLAWEQTGLPLLAQQAGADVLHSPYYTCPMRAGCPVTVTVHDATFFTEPEHYDKSRRTFFRSAIKTSLRRASRVIVPSKASRDELIRLLNADQARIDVAYHGVDCGAFHVPSDEEKARVRARLGLTGTDYIAFLGAKEPRKNVPNLIRGWVRAVQDRPEPPALVIAGGQGHDDDIDRAVSDVPAHLRLLRPGYLRYADLPGFLGGALVAAYPSYGEGFGLPILEAMACGTPVLTTPRLSLPEVGGDAVAYTSEDPDRIATDLVALLDDESRRHALAKAGVDRAKEFTWASSAEVHVASWTRAASMNRVAW encoded by the coding sequence GTGACCGCCGGTCGACCGCCCCGCGTACTCATCGACGCCACGAGCGTGCCCACCGACCGCGGTGGCGTCGGTCGATACGTTGATGGCCTGCTGGGGGCCCTCGGCGCGCTCATCGGCAGCGGCGTCGAGCTCTCCGTCGTAGCGCTGCGTACAGATGTCGAGCGGTACACCCGGATGTTGCCGGCCGCCGAGGTGATCGCCGCGCCGGCCGCGGTCGCGCACCGTCCGGCCCGGTTGGCCTGGGAGCAGACCGGGTTGCCGCTGCTCGCCCAGCAGGCCGGCGCCGATGTGCTGCACTCGCCGTACTACACCTGTCCGATGCGGGCGGGATGTCCGGTAACGGTGACTGTGCACGATGCGACGTTCTTCACCGAACCGGAGCACTACGACAAGTCGCGGCGAACCTTCTTCCGCAGCGCGATCAAGACCTCGCTGCGCCGGGCCAGTCGGGTGATCGTGCCCAGCAAGGCCAGCCGTGACGAGTTGATCCGGCTGCTCAACGCCGACCAGGCCCGGATCGACGTGGCCTACCACGGCGTCGACTGCGGCGCCTTCCACGTGCCCAGCGACGAAGAGAAGGCCCGGGTACGGGCCCGGCTCGGGCTGACCGGCACCGACTACATCGCGTTTCTCGGTGCCAAGGAGCCGCGCAAGAACGTGCCCAACCTGATCCGGGGCTGGGTGCGCGCGGTGCAGGACCGGCCCGAGCCACCCGCGCTCGTCATCGCCGGCGGGCAGGGCCACGACGACGACATCGACCGTGCGGTCTCCGACGTCCCGGCCCACCTGCGGCTGCTGCGTCCCGGCTACCTGCGCTACGCCGACCTGCCCGGTTTCCTCGGCGGTGCGCTCGTCGCCGCCTACCCGTCCTACGGGGAGGGCTTCGGCCTGCCGATCCTGGAAGCGATGGCCTGCGGTACCCCGGTGCTGACCACGCCGCGGCTGTCACTGCCCGAGGTCGGCGGTGACGCGGTCGCCTACACCAGCGAGGATCCGGACCGGATCGCCACCGACCTGGTGGCGTTGCTCGACGACGAGTCCCGCCGGCACGCGCTGGCCAAGGCCGGGGTGGACCGGGCAAAGGAGTTCACCTGGGCGTCCAGCGCCGAGGTGCACGTGGCGTCGTGGACCCGGGCCGCCAGCATGAACCGGGTCGCTTGGTGA
- a CDS encoding TIGR03089 family protein, with amino-acid sequence MTNNLAGLLAVAVAADPTRPLLTWYDDATGDRTELSGATLANWVAKTANLVVDGAGAAAGDHADVALPAHWQTAGVLLGCWSAALVVRTAPAAGPGTPAGRDPLPALPDDPAAEVLFASPPAVPEVDRRPVGERYLLSLAPMAAPARELPPGWTDYITEVRGHGDHFTPYPAVDRQDAELAGRARRRGAELGIGAGARVLIDCDRYPDPTDWLLAPLAAEATMVLCRNLDRQRLDGRVDSEKVDLVLA; translated from the coding sequence ATGACCAACAACCTGGCCGGGCTACTCGCGGTCGCCGTCGCGGCGGACCCGACGAGGCCCCTGCTCACCTGGTACGACGACGCGACCGGCGACCGGACCGAACTGTCCGGCGCGACGCTGGCCAACTGGGTGGCCAAGACCGCCAACCTGGTGGTGGACGGGGCCGGCGCGGCCGCCGGTGACCACGCCGACGTCGCGTTGCCAGCCCACTGGCAGACCGCTGGCGTCCTGCTCGGTTGCTGGTCGGCCGCGCTGGTGGTGCGGACCGCCCCGGCCGCCGGGCCCGGTACCCCGGCCGGCCGGGACCCGCTGCCGGCGCTGCCCGACGACCCGGCCGCGGAAGTGCTCTTCGCCAGCCCACCGGCGGTGCCCGAGGTCGATCGGCGGCCCGTCGGCGAGCGCTACCTGCTCAGCCTCGCCCCGATGGCGGCACCCGCCCGGGAACTGCCGCCCGGCTGGACCGACTACATCACCGAGGTACGCGGCCACGGCGACCACTTCACCCCGTACCCGGCGGTCGACCGACAGGACGCGGAGCTGGCCGGCCGGGCCCGCCGGCGCGGCGCGGAGCTGGGCATCGGGGCCGGGGCCCGGGTCCTGATCGACTGCGACCGGTACCCGGACCCGACCGACTGGCTGCTGGCGCCGCTGGCCGCCGAGGCGACCATGGTGCTCTGCCGCAACCTCGACCGGCAGCGACTCGACGGGCGGGTGGACAGCGAAAAGGTCGATCTGGTGCTGGCCTGA